The genomic interval GGGAGATGAGAAGCGGATAGAATAGAACGTCAGCGGCGATCGCCATTAGAGTCGGGTAGAACCCTGCCAGTATCACCGTTATTATTGTGCCCCAGACTCCGCTGAAGAGCTCTGTGACTATCAAAATCTTGAAAACTCTCCTCGACATTATCTCTAGATCCAGTTGATTTCGACGCCACCCGAGGAACCGGGTTCCCGCGGAAATCCAGCCTGTACCGATAGTGATGCTCACAAAGACTATGTGCACGAGAACCGCTAGCCCTAATGCACCAAAGGCGAGAAGTTCAATCCCGTCCATCAGCTACTTCTCCTCCGCAACGCTTCTCCTAAGCAGATCCGTGAACCTGCTGGGTTTAGTGGACACGATATACATCCCGTAAATTCCCACTAGGCTTACAGCTGTGAAAAGCAGTGCGAAGCCGCCTAACACGGCCGGTTCTATCTGGACAGGTGTAACAATCTCCTCTGGGTAAACTAATCCATAAACCGTCCAAGGTTTCCGACCCGCTTCACGCACATACCAGCCTATGACTGCTGCGAAGACCGAGCCGATGAGCATCAGCAGCGCGAAGATCAGGACTGCTCTCCTCTCACCCAAGGGACGAATAATCGTGTTAGTTAGGCGGGAGATTGGTCCGGCTCGGTAGAGCAGTGCAGTTAGCGCCACCACCGAGATAAGCGCAATCACCCCTGAAGCAATCTTCACGTAGTAAGCCGGGTTTAACAATTCGATTCTTGCTTCTGCCTTCGAAAGATCTGATGCGCCTAGACCGCCTAGATCGATGGTTGACGCCTTGCCGCTATCAACACCCGGTATTACTGTGGAAGCAACGTCACCGAGACTGGTACCGTTCAACTTACTGCTCGCGTTTCGGAATGCGTCAAACCCTACAATCGGCTTAGCTGGGTCACCGTAGGCGAGAAACGCAATAAGCGGATTCTGGGTGGTTTGGTGAATTCCCTCGATCATCGCGAATTTAGTGGGCTGGTACGCGGCGACCATTTTTCCCATGAAGTCGCCGAATACGACTGGTTGAACTATGAGAAGGAGGAGGAGAACCGGCAAAACGGCCCGAAGCAGCTTGCGGTACACGAAGCTTCCGGTTTTCAAGTATTGGAACGCGAACCCTAGGACACCGATGGATGCGCCGATTGTCATCCCCGCTGTTACGTTATGGAGCATGCTGGCCAACGCGTAAGGAGAGCTCAGCGCGACGAACGGCTCCTTCAAAGTAATCCCTACTGATTGAGCGACTGTCGAGTTCTGAAGAATCATAGACGGAGGCGTACCAGCGAGAAGATTGTTAAGAAGAGCCAACTTCACCTTCACGAGCGCCTGCACATCCGTAACCTGAGGCCCGTAGGACGGTAAGAACGGGTAAAGGACGGATGCAACTTCACCGGTTCCCCACGGAACTTGAAGCCAGCTGTTGACACCGGTGATCAACATCCCTGAGAAGACCGCGAAAACTATGTACCCCAGTAATACACCGAGACTCAGCGACGGGCGAACCCGCTTCAAAGTCACAATGAAAAGTATCAGTAAAACAACTTCTCCGATGAAGGCGCCCAGCTCAATAGCCAACGGAGCGAAGGCATAGGTCGCGATAACAAATATAGAGCCCGACCAAGCTTGAACAAGACCAAACTCCACCAGAGTCCCTGTGATAACCCCCAGGGCGAAGTTGACGGCCAGCACCCCAGTAGCAACCTTAGCGGCTCTATAGTAGTCCTCATCCTTCGTTCTCCACCACTTGTACAGCATCGGAGCAATAACAAGCGGTAACCCAAGAGTTATCGAAACGAAGATCGAGTGAAGATAGATCCCTAACGTACTTACCGATAAAAGCCAAGATACGTCAACGACTACCATACCGGTCTACTATTGATGTCAAACGTGCCTCTTATCTTTTTTTAAAACGGATTCTCAAAACGATGTCAACCAAAAGATTGTTTAGGATGTAGCTTGAGGCATCTTAGTTGACTGCCTTGTTTTTCATTATTTCCTTCCTAGCTGATTTTGTCTAAGGCAGTCCACAGTAGGTTCGGCTCAGTTAAATGGATGAACTGGCTACTTTTTTCAGCTTGGATAAACTTGGCTTTTGAAGTAAGGCTTGGACTCTTTCATGAGCTCCTGCCAGAGTGTTTCCACTTTTTCTGCGCCTTCTTTTTTCATGTTGCCGTAATACATGATTTCTTCGATTGATATCTTTGAGGCGTGTGTTATGTGGACTAGTGGGATTGCAGCACCCCTTTACTCGTAACGTTGCTGTACATGTAGGACATGTTTTCATTGTATAAGCATTAGATTGCGCTTTGGTAGCTTAGTATAAGGCTCAGAATTCTTTGAGTCTATCGAATAGGTGTAGTTTCAATCAGATCTATAACTTTGGGGCTCGATAGATGATATATGATCCATTTGCCTTCACGTTTCTTTCTTACGACGTCTTCTCTTTCGAGGATACCTAGATGGTGTGAGGCGGTTGGCTGTGTGATGTCTAAAGCAGTCATTACTTCGCAGACACACATCTCTTTTTTCACAGCTAGCATCTTCAGTATCTTTAGACGTGTTGCGTCTCCTAATGCCTTGAAGAGTCGTTCCCTAGCTCGGAGTTGGGCGTCATCGTTACTTACACTTGCGGCTAGTTTCTTCAGTTCAGAGGCGTAAGATTTAGCGTTCTTAGGGTTGCAATTGCAGACCTCTGATGAGATCAAACGCCCCAGCCTCGCGTTAGCAATAGTTAAGTTGTCCTTCTCGCTCACGCATTCCTATCATATCGACAAAATTAAATATGTTTCTACGACTAGTTTGATGTATGGGTGGCGATGAGAGAGCCGATGATGGTCGGCTATCTTGGTTAAGCCGATATCTGACGTTCTGGATATTTCTGGCAATGCTGATTGGCGTGGGTCTAGGATATGTGTTTCCAGAGGTGTCCGCAACACTCGGTTCAATCAGCTTCGGCGCAACCTCGATACCTATTGCTATAGGGCTGATTTGGATGATGTATCCGCCGTTGGCGAAGATTCGTTATGAGGAACTGAGGAAAATTGTTGGTGCTAACGGCTCTAAGTCAATGTTGTCTGTTTCTCTCATTTTGAACTGGTTAATCGGGCCTCTTCTGATGTTTCTATTGGCGTGGATTTTTCTCGCAGGCTACCCCGATTTGAGGAATGGAGTGATTCTTATCGGTTTAGCTCGTTGTATCGCAATGGTGATTGTTTGGAACGGCTTGGCGAAAGGAGATAACGAGTGGGCTGCTATTCTTGTCGCGTTAAACTCAATTTTTCAAATTGCGTTCTATTCAGTGTTAACTTACTTCTACATCACTATTGCAGGAGGTTGGCTCGCTGGGGAAGGCGCGATGGTGGTTAACATCTCAATGATAGAGGTTGCTACGTCGGTGGCGATCTATCTGGGTATCCCGTTCTTCGCGGGTATGTTGACTAGATTCTACTTTCTGCGAGTAAAAGGGAAGGAATGGTATGAGGAGAAGTTTCTGGCTAAGCTGAGCCCCACATCTCTTCTCGCACTTCTTTTCACCATAGTGATTATGTTCTCCTTGAAAGGTGAGTATATTGTTAGCTTGCCGATGGATGTGCTGAGAGTTGCAGCTCCTCTTCTGACATATTTCCTCATCATGTTTGGGGTTGCCTTCGTCATAGGTTACTATGCTAAAATGGGTTATGCCCGAACTACATCGCTAGCATTCACAGCTGCGAGCAACAACTTTGAGCTAGCCATTGCGGTCGCTGTCGCCGTGTTCGGACTTGCTTCGCCGGA from Nitrososphaerota archaeon carries:
- the arsB gene encoding ACR3 family arsenite efflux transporter, yielding MGGDERADDGRLSWLSRYLTFWIFLAMLIGVGLGYVFPEVSATLGSISFGATSIPIAIGLIWMMYPPLAKIRYEELRKIVGANGSKSMLSVSLILNWLIGPLLMFLLAWIFLAGYPDLRNGVILIGLARCIAMVIVWNGLAKGDNEWAAILVALNSIFQIAFYSVLTYFYITIAGGWLAGEGAMVVNISMIEVATSVAIYLGIPFFAGMLTRFYFLRVKGKEWYEEKFLAKLSPTSLLALLFTIVIMFSLKGEYIVSLPMDVLRVAAPLLTYFLIMFGVAFVIGYYAKMGYARTTSLAFTAASNNFELAIAVAVAVFGLASPEAFAAVVGPLIEVPVMISLVNVALWSRAKLFPTKKHVVV
- a CDS encoding cytochrome ubiquinol oxidase subunit I; this translates as MVVVDVSWLLSVSTLGIYLHSIFVSITLGLPLVIAPMLYKWWRTKDEDYYRAAKVATGVLAVNFALGVITGTLVEFGLVQAWSGSIFVIATYAFAPLAIELGAFIGEVVLLILFIVTLKRVRPSLSLGVLLGYIVFAVFSGMLITGVNSWLQVPWGTGEVASVLYPFLPSYGPQVTDVQALVKVKLALLNNLLAGTPPSMILQNSTVAQSVGITLKEPFVALSSPYALASMLHNVTAGMTIGASIGVLGFAFQYLKTGSFVYRKLLRAVLPVLLLLLIVQPVVFGDFMGKMVAAYQPTKFAMIEGIHQTTQNPLIAFLAYGDPAKPIVGFDAFRNASSKLNGTSLGDVASTVIPGVDSGKASTIDLGGLGASDLSKAEARIELLNPAYYVKIASGVIALISVVALTALLYRAGPISRLTNTIIRPLGERRAVLIFALLMLIGSVFAAVIGWYVREAGRKPWTVYGLVYPEEIVTPVQIEPAVLGGFALLFTAVSLVGIYGMYIVSTKPSRFTDLLRRSVAEEK
- a CDS encoding metalloregulator ArsR/SmtB family transcription factor is translated as MSEKDNLTIANARLGRLISSEVCNCNPKNAKSYASELKKLAASVSNDDAQLRARERLFKALGDATRLKILKMLAVKKEMCVCEVMTALDITQPTASHHLGILEREDVVRKKREGKWIIYHLSSPKVIDLIETTPIR